One genomic region from Gossypium hirsutum isolate 1008001.06 chromosome D13, Gossypium_hirsutum_v2.1, whole genome shotgun sequence encodes:
- the LOC121203506 gene encoding fumarate hydratase 1, mitochondrial → MCSNGISHSYWTLGRVGVTWCVFGQPHDAQYLLLRCSLLSAGSLCCYAGSLPSSCFGLNTKKGFDAKIAAAVADEINLPFVTAENKFEALAAHDAFVETSGALNTVATSLMKVANDIRLLGSGPRCGLGELILPENEPGSSIMPGKVNPTQCEAITMVCAQVMGNHVAITVGGSNGHFELNVFKPMIANALLHSLRLLGDASASFEKNCVRGIQANRERISKLLHESLMLVTSLNPKIGYDNAAAVAKKAHKEGSTLKEAALSLGVLTSEEFDTLVVPEKTIGPSD, encoded by the exons ATGTGCTCGAATGGCATCTCGCATTCATACTGGACGTTAGGACGAGTCGGTGTTACATGGTGTGTGTTTGGGCAG CCACATGACGCCCAGTACCTGCTGCTACGCTGCTCTCTGCTCTCTGCTGGTTCCCTCTGCTGCTACGCTGGTTCTTTGCCCTCATCTTGTTTTGGATTAAACACAAAGAAAGG GTTTGATGCAAAAATTGCTGCTGCCGTAGCAGATGAGATAAACTTGCCATTTGTCACAGCAGAAAATAAGTTTGAAGCTTT agCTGCACATGATGCCTTTGTTGAAACTAGCGGAGCCCTAAACACTGTTGCCACGTCCCTGATGAAGGTTGCAAATGACATACGCTTACTGGGAAG TGGTCCCCGATGTGGCCTTGGTGAGCTCATTCTTCCTGAAAACGAGCCAGGCAGCAGTATAATGCCT GGGAAGGTAAACCCTACCCAGTGTGAGGCTATCACTATGGTCTGTGCCCAG GTAATGGGAAACCATGTTGCTATCACAGTGGGCGGATCCAATGGCCACTTTGAATTGAATGTGTTCAAGCCAATGATTGCTAATGCACTCCTGCAT TCATTAAGATTGCTGGGTGACGCATCTGCTTCATTTGAGAAGAACTGCGTGAGGGGAATTCAAGCCAATAGGGAAAGAATTTCTAAATTACTACATGAG TCTCTAATGCTTGTCACATCTTTGAACCCG AAAATTGGTTACGACAATGCTGCAGCAGTTGCCAAGAAAGCACACAAGGAGGGGTCCACTTTGAAG GAAGCAGCATTGAGCCTTGGTGTGCTCACAAGCGAAGAATTTGACACTCTTGTGGTCCCTGAGAAAACGATTGGCCCATCtgactga